The Dioscorea cayenensis subsp. rotundata cultivar TDr96_F1 chromosome 18, TDr96_F1_v2_PseudoChromosome.rev07_lg8_w22 25.fasta, whole genome shotgun sequence genome includes the window tctgattttgaAGCATATATGGTTCGATATGCAAAAGGAATTGGATTTGTTATGTTACAGGAGTTTGGTGTTAGCACACACTATAGATATACAATCTTTTATGGAAATGAAGAGGAGAAGAAACAAGCTCATGAGTCTAAGGTTCAGCAACAAATGAAGTTGAATAGGAGTATTGTCACTAAGATTCTGCCTTGCTCCATGAATAACAATGGAGAATTTTACATGGCAGAGAGTCGTCATCAAAAGTATTACCTCCAGAGAGACTACATCAAGCTTTGTGAGGCTCTTAGCCTTCGCAGTGCTGAGCAGTTTACTGACCCTCGCATTGCTTGCAATCTAAACAGTATGACTCTCTCTCATCACTATGTCTTGAGATAGATGCTGAATTATTAAACTTTTTTAGTCTTAGCAACCATGATCAGATAAGAATTTTGATTGAGTTCACAAATAATCAACAACAGAAAGAGTTTCTCAtctaaaataaatcattataaaaaaatcagcaATAAATCATAGCCATGTTCTAACTTCATACagtaaaaatgaacaaataaataataaagaggAATCAGAGACTACTCACATAGATGCAATTGACATTGTGCAAGAAGTCAACCTGGTGAGTAACAAGCAGGGTTGTTTTATCTTTGAGAATGTtagatgtattgttgtattgtctatatatgtatacatgtatatgtatgtacagacgtatatgtatacttatcatattctatatgtagacccaaagggtcactcatgtaAGGTGTTCAAGCATATACATTTGTtccactctctctctcctcttctaACAGAGAACTCCTCTGACGCATTCCTATGAAACACCACCACCAATGAATCAAAAACTAAGAACTAGtaatatcaaaagcatacaaataggagaaaggaaaaagaatgaaaatctTGAAGATCTCAGAACTTGTATGAGCATCAACAACACTGAAGACATCATCAAGTAGATAAACATTAAAGTCCTGATAAACAACCCTGGCGAGTTGAAATCTCTGCTTCTGGCCACCACTCAGATTAATCCCTCTCTCTCTAATCTCAGTCCGGTCTCCAAatcccattattttttaaatatgtcaaGGAATCAGCCAGAAGTTACCTTCCAAACAGAGCTAAATTACCTTGGAGCTAAATCTAGTTATATCAAACAATCCGTCTATGACAGGCTCTCCTTTCTTCAATTCATTATATGCTTTTCCAACACCCTATGcagttaaaaatttttaaagactaTAGTAGGACACATACATGCAAATGAAGAAATCAATGtaccaaaatcaaaagaaaaggaaagaaattaGGCatgtcaagaacaagttaaagTTCAAGTTGACGTAGCATTTTTCGAGTTGGCTTCATATATGAAGAGTTCAATCAAGTATCACCATTGAGACTATTTGAGTTAGTTGGCAGAAATACAGAGAACCTATAGATagcaaaaaaaaagataagagaatTCTTACTTCTCGTAAGAGATTAGTGAGAAAGGATTGGCACAGTAAGATATACACAGCATAGGGGTTGAGAGAGCGGAGAATGAAGCTCTCACTTGAGGTTGCTTGGAGATTTTTTGATTTGTAGGATATGCTTAGGTTTGATAAACCAAGCAAAACCGTTCAGTGGTTGCTTAACAAGCAAAAGTCAGCTATCAGAGATCTTACTGCAGTTGTGAACCCCAGAGGAGGATTCACGTTTAGTAGTGGTAGTAGTAGTAATCAGTCTTCTACTTCAAAATGCAAAGATAAGTTCACTGCAAAAATAATGACTAATGAAGTGAATGTGATCAAACCATAGAAGATGAAAAGGTCAGCTGTtcaacaaactaaaaaaaccCTGTTTAATCCAGTTCTTGCTAAGGAGTTCCGGGAGAAAGCGAGAACAAGTGCAAGGGAAAGAACACAAGAAGAAAAGACTGATGCTTGGAACTAGTGCTAGTACTATTGAGGAATCTGGCTCTCATGATCTCAAGTCATCATTGGAATTGGTTGCCAATGCTGATGAGGCAATTCAGAACTTTGATTATCACCATAACATCATCACCTGCAATGATATGGTGTCATCATTCCAGACTAACATTTTCTTaatactttttcaaaaaaatttccctCTAGTTCAGATTCTTCAAAAATGTCATTCAACATTTTTCCTTAATAGTTCTCTTAgttaatataatgtttaagtcaCACATATCAACCATACTAGGATGTTACACAAAGATAATTAACccattttaaaactataaaagaaGAAGCAATGATCATGTATTACTGTCTAGTCACAAAATGATTCACTAATAACCAATTCAGCCAAATAGTTTAGATGTTAAGATCACAACCACAGGATGTCATACCATTCGATGAATAAATGTCAAGATAAATAGGCACATGAGAGATTTGCTTTGTCTTCCCAGTTAATCGATTAGTGGCGTCTTGAATTTTTCAAACATCTACATATGAATTCAGCAAGCAAACCAAACAGTGGGCTTAGAACAATGTGGAAAAGCACAAACCCAAAAATACTAAAGTTATTTAACTTGTTTACAAAAAAATCACTTCTTACAATTGCTCAATTTCAAAACTTATAAACAATTGCACaataaatcaatgcaaataattATTCAACCCTAGCTACTGATCAATACCTATAACATTTGCAATCACAATTATGAAACATACCAAAATTATTGAATTTCCTTCGCAGAAAATGCAGGATCTCAGCATACTCTAGTTGTTTCGCCTCCGTCTTATGCCAATTATAGCACCAATGGCCTTCTCGTCACAATCCCGTCAAACCCAACcccaaaaatgataaaaaacaaCACATAGGGTCCGTTTGATTTGCACAAAGGTACAACACAAGAGTACAGCACACTACAAGTGCTTGTAGTGCAACACAAGTATTTGTCTTGTGCCATGTTTGATATTCAAAGGACAACTCAAATTAATATaacacaattaaatataaaattactataatacccTTTATATATTCCTATAGTAttgtagaataaaaaaattaacaaaaaaaattttaaattacttggcacaaatatatttttaaaattttaaatatattaactaataattatttatgaaaaatatattataaattttgttaacatttcttatcttattaaaaaaactaattatcttgatattttaaactataattCACAAgattaaataagtttattataattagagaTAAGAAGAATCTTAAcataataatcattttttatttaataaataaatttaaaaaattggcaTAGAAGAAGACCGGTAGATCTTGAAAGATGCCCAGAAACCCTAGAGTTCTCAAAGAGAATAGAAAGTAAGAAGGGGAAAGGCaagagaagaggagagagaTTTGAAAAGGAAAGTACCGTGGCAGAGGGGAAGACCGGGGAAGGAGGTTCATGGCCGTGGATTAGATCAGGTAGAGCGTTGAATGACAACTAAAAATTTTTGGATGGGATGcgtttttagttaattattgtaatttttggatttaaagtGGGGTAAAATTGTCTTTTGTTGTGCTGTCCCATAACTTAAAACTTGTACCGTGGTTTTGGtgggacaatttttttttccaacttgtGCTGTACTCAAACACGTTGTTGTGCTGTACCCTAAACATATTTGCAAATCAAACAAGAGATAAGAGAGTTTGTGCTGTCCTGTCCCTCATTTTTTTGCTTATCAAATGGACCCATAAAGTactaaaaaccctaaaaactcaAAGCTAGACAATCATGCGTCATTGGCATACCTAAAATCCCCGGAATGGTGGCGTCAGTGATGATTGTGGGAAATCCCTGGAATGGTGCAATAGCGATCGCCGATCAGATCCAAGCGAATGAGGAGAAGATAAGGAAGATGGCCTGGTGGTCGTCGGCGTCACGATCGGTGGGAGGTGGCCTGGAGCGAAGCTAGTGCTTGAGTCTCGAGAGAGCGAGAAAAGGGAGAATGGAGTCTGGAGAGAGCGAGGTTGAGAAAAGGGAGAatggaattataattatatatataatatatacaattaaatatacaattatCTTAAATCATGAGTTTATGaatgtattaataaattattatatttgtatatttggcacAGTCTTTGCTacagtataaatcaataaattattttatatgtatttttggtACTGTATTTGGCATCGTagtaatatattagtatatttatatttttggcacggtatttggcatagtattaatatattattatacttatatttttggcatggtatatggcacggtattaatatattaatataattatatttttggtatcATAATTAGCATGGtattaattcattaatatatttatatttttggtatggCATTTGGCagtgtatttatatattactatatttatattattggcAAGTTATTTGACACGGAAGTAATAtagtattatatttatatttttggcacagtatttggcacggtataaatatactattatatttgtattttggcacaatatttggcatggtattaatatattattatatttggatatttggcacggtatttggaacgatattaataaattattttttttaaaatatgtttggcACTGCATTTGGCACCATCatgttaaattattaaatttttatattttggcacggtattaggcacggaattaaaaaaattaaaaaactcatATATTAGACACAGTTTGTTAATTCCATGTCAAATATCGTAACAAATttgtcacaaattttttttatgtgccaATTTTTTCATGCTGATTtgggatttttcttgtagtgaaattACAAACCATTGAGCACAAGTTAATAATGTAGAGTTTTTAATAATTGGTAATTAGGTGGAAATCATCCAGAATTCTATTACCATCAGGTCATTAGCAATAATTCAAGAGAACCATGTGGTAATTGCCCTCATGGCTTCTAACTTCAACACAACTACAAACTTGTTCTCACTatcacactatatatatatatattttaatcatgtGGATGTACATGTACATATtaacaacacaaacaacaaaattgCATTGAATGAAATGTTCACATACAAATGAAGCGCATTGCATAACATCAATGTTTGGAtttcagataaaaataatatattggtTTCCAACTTATATAATTCGGTAAAAAGGCTAACACAGTCAATGGCCTtctaaaataacataattcaaTAGGAGTGCACATAATAATGCTTAATACAGTTTAAAACCATTAAGGGTTATATGGccttctaaaataaaacttaatataGTTTAAAACGACCTATGTAAGTAACATAACCTAATAAGGGTAAATAACATAATCCAATAGGAGTGCACATAACCTTTTATTTgatcataacaataataattgaataaatatggAAGATGTGGTTGCATGTAGTCTAAATAAATTGGGAATCCTTGATGcaactataaataattatatgagtgccatataaaaaaaccataaaagaaaaaaaaaagattccaCACTTTGGCCATTGTAAAATTTTGATGCTAAGGTATTCGCATAACAAGTTCCAAAATAGCAGAAACAGGCTTAGTACCTACATATGATGTTAAAAATACATAAGTAAAATAtaggaatatttaaaaaacttatgaaGCTTTTAGCACTTCAAAATTCTCTACTCCACTTAGAATAAGGAATAAGAACAAATACAAAGATTCTAAAGGCAATGCccgcttgttggtgatgataggTCTTCTGAGGATAAGAACCATTTCTCCTTTTGTAAAAGTGCGAAATCTGGCCAACTTATTGTAAGCTTGGGACATCTTTGCTTTGTAAACTTCAAGATTTTGTTGTACTTCTatcctttttcatcaagagagtctaaTTTATCTAGGCGAAGTCGAATATTATCTTCATTAGATATTTTATTCTGCAACGGCATCCTTAATGAAggtatttgaatttcaagtggCAAGACTGCTTCAGTTCCAAACACTAAAGAGTATGGTGTACATTGTGTTGGGGTCCTATACGTAGTACGATAAGCCCATAGTATTTCAGGGAGTCTATCACGCcaatctcttttatttttggaaacaGTTTTCTTTAGTAATTTTGAAAGAGTTTTATTAAATGCTCCCGCCAACACATTTGCTCTCACATTATAGATAGAGGTatacctccaatctattttgtgatgttgtgcAAATCTCCCAATTTTAAAGCTTCTGAAAGTTGGGTCATTATCTGAGATAATTCTTTTTGGAGTTCCAAACCTGTATAGGATATTTTCTTTGAAGAATTTTATAATGTTCTCAGTCTTTTCTTCTCTTAGAGGAATAGCCTTGGCCCATCTAGAGAAATAGTTTGTTGCAGCCAATATGAATAGATGCCTGGAAGATGATGGAGGCTTAATGGGACCAATCACATCTATTCCCATATTTCAAAAGGCCATGAAGAAACTGTGAGATGTATGAGAttcggatgttgatgaataaaatccccATGAATTTGACAAATATGGCATTTTTTGGTATATTCAATGCAATCTCGAACCATGGTCAGCCAATAATATCCCATGCGCTTAATCTTAACTCGCATCTTGGGTCCAGATTAATGTGCACCACATATCCTGGAATGTACATCATGCATggcttcttttgcttcttcatatgaaagACATCACAGGAGTAGCTGGTCATATGATCTACGGTACAATGTGTCATTAATGAAGGTGAATCTTAGAGCTCTTCACTTTATTTGAAGGCTTTCTGATTTGTCCCCTGGCAATTTATTGATATAGCTTGCTGACTAATCATGTACAGAAGCCCTAGGTATAGCTGGTACACCGAATTCATCTTCTGCCTGTGTAGATTGTCGGTTGGGTAAAACTGAATTCTGAATCTAAATTTGGTTCTTTATCTGGTTGGATATAGTAAAACACTGAATCAAATTCAGTTTCTGTATCAAGCTCGCCTATAAgttcatcttcatcaatg containing:
- the LOC120282809 gene encoding peptide methionine sulfoxide reductase-like, which codes for MVLGDPKKTKKDVHVPVAQNQEFGVSTHYRYTIFYGNEEEKKQAHESKVQQQMKLNRSIVTKILPCSMNNNGEFYMAESRHQKYYLQRDYIKLCEALSLRSAEQFTDPRIACNLNSMTLSHHYVLR